Within Candidatus Poribacteria bacterium, the genomic segment ACCCGTTGGTGCTTTAGCAACTCAGCTAACTGTCTAAAGAATCTTCGCAAGGAGAGGTGGTTCGTGAATTGCGCGTTCTCCAGAAACTGTGTGAATGCCTCGGGCAGTGTCTCGCCACGTTTTTGGAAGACATCCACTATTTTCTCAGGAATGTCTTCTGCAAGACCTCCGTAAAACTCTGTAGGCGCACAGCCTTCATACACCTCGAAGTTAAGGTGAATGGGGAAGTAGGTTGGATCTGTGGCGGCAAGTTCTGCGAGTGCTAATTGGAAAAAAGTGGTTTTGCCCGTCTGCCGGGGCGCGAAAAGGACGATGTACTTTCCCTCTTTGACGCGCCTGATAAAGTTGGCAACCTCTGCGGTCCGGGGGACGAGATAGTTATCTTCAGGATATAGGCGGCCTTGGGTTCCAAAGCGTCGCATATTTATTCGCATCTCCAAAGCAATATCTGGCTAAGTTTCTATTTTTAAGAATTATATACCCTGTCACGACTCGGACACGGGTGTATTTGTGTGACTCGACGTTCCTCAATCAGATGCAGCGGTTCTGTGTCGTGTTTTTGCCTGCGAAAATAGTCGATGCAGACATTTTCCGCAATACGGTAAAGCCACGAAGAGAACGCCGATGTCCCTCGGAACGTGTGGATGGCTCGGAACGCCTTTAACCAGGTCTCTTGTGTGAGGTCTTTGGCAACCCCCGCATTCGTGACACGGCGCGTGATGTGGGTATACAGGCGGGAGTGGTATTTGTCTACCAGTGGACTGAAAGCTTCAGGGTCGCCGGCTTGCGTGCATTCAATCAGATGTTTT encodes:
- a CDS encoding ATP-binding protein, with translation MRINMRRFGTQGRLYPEDNYLVPRTAEVANFIRRVKEGKYIVLFAPRQTGKTTFFQLALAELAATDPTYFPIHLNFEVYEGCAPTEFYGGLAEDIPEKIVDVFQKRGETLPEAFTQFLENAQFTNHLSLRRFFRQLAELLKHQRVVLIIDEFDAIPRGAVTGFLRVLRDIYLSGKTRCPHSVGIVGVKNITQLDYDRSISPFNIQDEFHLPNFTHKQVSDLLAQYTDE
- a CDS encoding sigma-70 family RNA polymerase sigma factor, with protein sequence MLTLDEKHLIECTQAGDPEAFSPLVDKYHSRLYTHITRRVTNAGVAKDLTQETWLKAFRAIHTFRGTSAFSSWLYRIAENVCIDYFRRQKHDTEPLHLIEERRVTQIHPCPSRDRVYNS